The genomic DNA attATGTGTTGGCGTGCATATAGCTTTTTAACGGAGAAACGCACTTGGTCTGAACTGCCCCTAAGTAGAGCTTCAGTgtttaaaaacgcatcttaaaAGACCTAATTCTGTTACATttgttgtgctgcgtctagctttttgtttttgcaagaacgtgttctgtcTGAACGGCCCCCTTAGTGAaagaggttgtgtgtgtgtgtgtgtgtgtgtgtgtgtgtgagacagagagatgTGTGACAAGAGGGTGTAAAAGGTAAAAACAGGATCTGCCTATAAAAGGCTTGTACAAACATCAGAGGCCTGAACATGTGGGAAAAGCAAAAGAAAAGCAATGAAATGAGAGGATTAGAATAGAACATTCTTGACAAGGAAGCATTGGCATTAAAGAGTGTTTTGTCCCTCAGCGGCCCTGTAGTGAGTATCTGAAGTTGTGTTATTTTAAAACCGGTGCAATTTCTCTTAAGTGGCCTGCCATTGTATGTAGCTCGGCTCTGGGCTGATAAAGCAGAGGGCGCCAGTGAAGTGTGATAGCCACCCCTCGTGTCTTGACCTCGGTCACCCTCGTCATTCAGTGTGTACCAGCGGTGACTGTCCCTGCTTCTCGTATCCAGTCTGAGTTTGTCTGACTTGCTGGAGAGACATGAAAATACACAATGGTGATGACAGTTCTAAAATGGTTACAAAAAGCATGGCAGTGTTCAGTCATGGTGTCTGACTTTTTGCATAGCCCTCAAGATTAATGATATTTATCTATGCCCGCAGGCGATCATCTTGTACAGTATGAAAATCCTCAAAACATCAGTAACAATACATTTCCATGGCAacaacatgtttgtttgttttttgttttgtttttttttatgataccATGCTAAtactatgttttgttttttggtcatgtaccatgatagtaccatgtttttttggacatggtgccaTCTTTTTTTGGtaatataccatgttttttggtcatgtaccatgtgtttttggacatggtgccatggtaataccatgattgtTGATGTACCGTGATAGTACCATGTTTTATGCCCgtgtaccatgataatacaatgttttttggactTGTACCATGGTGTTATTTGGAGTACCTATTACATGTCATATCTAATGATCTTGCGCATAATTTGTTGTGCTCATAATTGTTTCTGTACATTGTGTGATTGAACTGAGCAGTTCAGCACAACAGTCTGTGAGGGTTTTCTGCTGATGTAAATGTGCTGCAGTAGGAGTCCAGATCAGGCAGTCCAGTGCCAGCTTCTGCTATACACAGTCTGTTTGGGTTCATCTGCAGTGGAGGATTGGGTTTCATGTTATGCAGCTTGGTACCAAACAGCATTCTGCATGCAGTGCCTCTTCTTGAGCTAAGTTGAAGTGATGCCCTATCTTTCTTTTGTGTTATGATTGCCCCCTGGTGGATATTTTAGGCCAGTACAGTTCACCTGAATCGTCCACTGAAAGTGATctaaatctacagtatatatcatgatatatatatatcaagtacATTTAGGGACCCATATTGAAGTTATTTACAAGAAGCTATAAACACCTGGAGAAAACTATTCTATGGCATTCCCATTAATCTAAATGGAAGTTGCTCGGCTGGCACAGGAACCCCTGAAAGTATGCAATTAGAAATGTGACATCTTTGCTCATGGTCGCTCAATTCTGCGTTCAGGTTTTTTCAGAGCCAATCACCCGAActgtaaatgccatgtgactaatcactctggaGCCACAGGAAAATAAAATCATAACAGTGCATGACCAAGTGCACAGTCCAAAGCCCTTCATTAGCTACTATCCTGCCAGTGGTTGAGCGTCAAAGACAGCAGACAGGGAAAAGTCAATTTCACACTTTTAAAGCACACCCAAAAACAAATGGGCACcaaaacatctactataatattatgaaatattttaatgaaatttgTCAGAATCCATGGATACTTTTGAAAGCCTGTCAATGAAGAATGATGCTCTTTGCAGCATATGCTAGTTACAGTATCTATGAACAGGGGCTAGTGGGGCCATGCTTACCAGACCCCTTGGTTATTTAGAGTCATGTAGTCTTTAACCTCTCTTCTCTTTCTATAGCTCTTAAGTGTAATTGCACTGCTTGTGAGAAGACCGGTTATGTGTGCGAGACAGATGGGGCCTGCATGACCTCCACCTCCTTCATCAGTGGTCAGGATGAGCAGCATGTACGAATATGCCTGCCTCGTGTCAGCCTGCAACCACCGGGACAGCCCATCTACTGCCTGAGCTCCAAGGGCTTGCTCAACACACACTGTTGTTATACAGACTTTTGCAACAGCATTGACCTACAAGTACCCAACGGTAGGTGAAATTGTCAGTGTGTAACGGTCTCTAAGAAATACTATAGGTACCCTTTTCATTTGACAGTCTAGGCATGACTTTAAACAGAGTATGGTAACGTGTATTTTATCCCTCTAACTTACAGGGGTTCCTGACGGAAACAGCTGGACAGGTTCAGGGGGCAGCTGGGGTCCTGTAGAGCTGGTGGCGGTGATAGCAGGTCCAGTTTTTCTCTTCTGTTTGCTGCTTATCGTGGGAGTGCTTGTTTTTCAGCACCACCAACGGAACTACAACCATCGGCAGCGACTTGACATGGAGGATCCGTCTTGTGATCATCTCTACTTGGCAAAAGACAAGACATTACAGGACCTCATCTTTGATCTGTCCACCTCAGGTTCAGGCTCTGGTGAGTTACAACCGTCATCTTCTCTCTGTATGCCAGACAAGTGATTTAGATCCTGTTTACACCTTGTATTAACATCTGACTTGGGTGATCTGACCAGAAGTGCTCATGTGGGAAAGATCAGCATCAGAGAGTAGTAGTGTCTCCTTCGAGGGAAGTCACACTTTTTCTTCCAGTTAGACTTCCAAGTTTTCACCTCAATGCaaacataatatttttattggaataCTGGGTTATTTTTATCTAGCTCCATGGCTGGGTCTGTGGGGGGGGATGGTGGTGCTGGTGCTGGTGCTGTTGCCTCCTTAGATTTTCTCCAGTCAACCCAATTTTTGTCCAAAACATGTTAGTACCAGGTGAAAACGGGGTCTTTGTGCAAGAGGGtttttgcttttgcactgatgaatTTTTGTCATTGCAGGTCTGCCCCTATTTGTTCAGCGAACAGTTGCCAGGACAATTGTACTGCAGGAGATCATAGGTAAAGGGCGTTTTGGGGAGGTATGGAGGGGGAGATGGAGAGGTGGAGATGTGGCTGTGAAGATCTTCTCATCCAGAGAGGAGCGCTCCTGGTTCCGTGAGGCTGAGATTTACCAGACCATAATGCTCCGGCATGAGAACATATTGGGCTTCATTGCTGCTGATAATAAAGGTAGAATCCATCTATCAGTGTACTGATCCAGATAAATGTGTACTACACTCACACATCAATAGTCTTTATCAAGCATCTAAGCCTGGTTCCTCTTTAAATCTCTtccaattttggtctgtttcttagaCAATGGCACATGGACACAACTGTGGTTAGTTTCAGACTACCATGAACACGGCTCATTATTCGACTATCTCAACCACTATTCTGTTACAATTGAGAGCATGATCAAGTTATCGCTCTCAGCTGCCAGTGGACTAGCACATCTGCATATGGAGATACTGGGTACACAGGGTAAATACAAATTCATTTATTAGACACAACAGACTGTGATCTGTAAGATCACTCAATTTCTGTTCTCACAAAACTGATCTAAACCATGACTGTCCCCTCCCACAGGGAAACCAGGCATTGCACATCGTGACCTCAAATCTAAAAACATCCTGGTGAAAAAAAATGGTACTTGTGCAATAGCGGATCTGGGGCTTGCTGTACGGCACGAGTCCATCACTGATACTATAGACATTGCGCCTAATCAGAGGGTTGGCACCAAAAGGTAAAACTACTGTTATGCAGTACAGTTGCATTCTGAAACAATACATTATTGCACATGAAAGAAATGTAGTTTGGACATTTCAGGATACTTTGCACAACAATTCTTgaaatttatgtttttaattatacAATTTTATACAGCATTACCTTATTTCTTTTAGATATATGGCCCCAGAGGTACTAGATGAAACAATCAACATGAAGCATTTTGATTCGTTCAAGTGTGCCGATATCTATGCTTTGGGACTGGTATACTGGGAGGTAGCACGACGGTGTAATGCTGGAGGTGAGAAAAagggagaaggatatagctgcaggcagtgctCCAAACTGCCTGCAAAGATATAGGGAACCCCTAacttaaccctttccctaaccttaaccgtgtgtggaagtgacgcccccttttggagttggtgcaacccccttttggagtaactcctattttggagattctgcccccattttgGAGATCTCCTATAGATTggagctatacctacttggaaaaAGGGGCATGCAGACAGCTTGATTTATCTTCCACCCACAGTATCTCAGGCTCACATTAAATAATGTGGTTTTAAAACCCTTAATAATATCAGTGCTTTCCCATATAATTCTAATATAGTTGCTTTACATGGGCAGTAAATCCTAATCTTGATGGGAAGATTCTTTGCAAGGATTGAATTGAGCCATTCAAACAATAGATTTGAACTTGTcaccttaaatattgatttgtacgttttttttttcacaggcaTCCATGAAGATTACCAGCTCCCATACTATGATCTGGTGCCCTCCGATCCATCCATAGAGGAGATGAGGAAGGTGGTGTGTGATCAGAGGCTACGACCAAATGTGCCCAACTGGTGGCAGAGCTATGAGGTAAATGCTGACTATCGGCATAAATTCTGGTCagctttgcagcttattctggtcaagaacCTCGCATTTAGACAGGAAGGCTCATATGACCAGCATATGAAATGACTAGTAGCCACTGTTTCATTCTCTTTAAGTAATGTTTAGGGGCAGGTAAATGTAAAATCTTTTgtaataatagaaaaaaagaaacctCAAAAGGCACAGTTATCACCATGAAGTGTGCTTGTCTGTTTGAAAAGCTGTTGCCATTTTAGTgggcaatatgcatcagacggtcaagacaattcatttttatttgtttagaacttttcacaacacacatcatgtcaaataagctttacagaaaattatgctttaacagaaaaagaagctgtaataAAGTAATGTCTTATGGATGAGTCTATTATATACAATAATAatgcaataagccacaagaggctgtGAGTTACAGTGATTTAAACCCCATATCCATGGTAAAACCACTTTAAAGCTGAAACTCAAGTGGGTTATTTCTTGTCTAATATGGTGGCAATAGCACTTatgaaagacaccaatgttcaataaacagttaattttattattattattattattattattattattattttaaaaactttttcctttttttctcaatttggaatgcccagtttccaatgtacttttaagtccttgtggacgcgtagtgattcgcctcagtccgggtggcggaggacaaatcccagttgcctccgcatcttatcacgtggcttgttgagcgcgttgccacggagacatagcgcatgtggatgcttcacgccatccaccgcggcaacaacggtcaactcaccatgcgccccaccgagaacgaaccacattatagcgaccatgaggaggttaccccatgtgactctaccctccctagcaaccgggccaatttggttgcttaggggacctggctggagtcactcagcacgccctgagattcgaacttgcaaactccaggggtggtagccagcatctaattttattattattaaatatccaAATAAACAAATCTTtggccaagtaatatagttcattatcctAACTGAAGGCTGTTTGTTGTTGCCCAGCATTGTGGCACATTAATATACTGCCCTGCTTGGGCAAATCGCAGTAACtacatattttgtcaaaattgaattATGACCGAAATTTCTATGAGAATCTCCAAAGACTATGATTTGTCCTGTGCCAAATGGGTTTGGGTCAGCAATGCTCAGATGAGAATGTGACAATTTGATCATCTACATGTGGCTGGAcaatcagtttcagtgttggtgtagttactgcagTTTGCTTttgtgtggtcacaggtgtgccTTTTATAGCCATTTACAGTGGCTTCTGAACTGTTCgcaattcaatttttattttgcacGCATACTTTTGTTTTGGCCTGACATTGTTTCTCATACTGTATCCTCAATGgaaacattcatttttttttcttctctcgaTAGGCACTGAGAGTGATGGGGAAGATCATGCGAGAGTGTTGGTATGCCAACGGAGCTGCCCGTCTTACGGCTCTACGGATTAAGAAGACTCTCTCTCAACTCAGTGTCCAAGAAGACATTAAGATCTGAACTATGCGGCCACGCGGGAGACTGCAGATCCCTGTAGAGAACCATAAGTGAATAAAAAAGACTTGAGCCAAAAGCAGCCTGCCagttttagcctttttttttttttttttttttttttttttaacctttcagGTTGTGACTAGGCCTACCTCATCAGACTAGACAAAACCACTGAGTGTCAGTCCATCCCAGCCCTGCTCCATTTCTCCATCTCTCCACCATCTTTTTAACAGAGTTAACATTTCCAGTCATGGATAAGCCTCCAACTGCTGATGTCAGCACAACCTCCCTCCATGGACCTCCTTCCCtccagtttttttcttttattttttggcatgAATGACATTTGTGAGCTGTGACAGGCAATTTGTTTTGTtcacccccttttttttttttttaccacttcaacGTTTTGTCCTAAATGAACTGCTGTGTGACTGACTTTTTCAAAGATGTGTTTAGATTTCATTTAAGTTCATCCTCATTCACCAAAATCCCATCGTAAatatacaagtatatatatatagtgctctACTGCTGTTGTGAGAATGTGAAAAATTTGGATAACACTGTTTCCTTCTGTTACTAGCAACTCATGTAAAAAGCTAAGTGTAGCAAAGTAAAAAGGCATTGCTGTTCTTTGTTCTTGTtgaataaatgcatttttgcaaGAGGAGCAGAAACTTTATTTGCTTCTGGCAAAACATCAGTAAAAACCTGCCGACTGATTCATCTTCATGCAGCATTCGCTGAACTCAATCCATCAATGTACAAATCTGTGTGTGTGGTGAATGCAATCCCTTTAAATGTTCATAGGATGTGTGTGCTCGCgtgtgtttatttaattgtttggggttttttaaatctttgtaaATGCTGTGGGATGGTAGTTTGCTCATGTTTAGTCATAACTTGAATTGTCCATTATCTAACACCAATTCTCTCAGTACTGGAAATATAAGTGTTTTTGGCAAAAGGAAGTTGCATAAGGAAAGTGACAAAAAATGttctctctcttattttaatGGGAATATTTAGTATGTTGTATTCCCAAATGCTCTATAGGAGATGGGATGTTGGCATGTTAAACCGCACTGTTGTTTTAATGTTTGCTCTGCTCTGTGTCCATGGGATGTGGTAGTACCACTTCAGAAAACACATGTAAAGTATTGAAGTAAAATATTGTTCTATTTGTCTGTATTATAACACTTCTATTGCTCTGCTTTGCCATGAAGAGTTTTCATTCGATTTGTAATTTGAATGTACTACTTTCCGTCTAATTTTTGTGTGTTGACGAATCATTTAACCAGCATATAAACCGCAATATTACATCATTTGTGTATCCATTGAATACAAACTTAAAGCATTGTCTGCAACAGTCACAGTCAGGAAGCTGAAAATGTTCAGACTGTTAACTGGAATATTAGCTGCAATGTGTTACAGTAGGTGCAGATGACTAGACTATAGCAATAATTTTGGTATTAAAGGTCTGAAATGCCTTTCAATTAAAGGGCGTACAGAGCTGTAAAAGGTCTGAGAGCAAGGGTCCTATGTTATGTGCAACATTTAAAATATCTATGACAAGATATATTGCAGTCCATTTCTAATTGGCCTGTACGTGTTTTATGTTGTACAGGTCATATCTTAAAAATCTGCTATCTGTAATTGAGTATGTTTGAGGACAGTAGCATGACACCATGAACTATACTTTACACTTGAATTGAGAATGCCTAAAACTAACAATTCTGACTGAACTTTTTGTCATGGTGCTCTGCATCATACACTGGGCTTAGAAATGCAATGATAGGAGAAAAAATGTAGGCTATTTGTTCTGCTGTTATTTATAATGTGCTTGCTATTTTTTCTCTTAACTACTTTTTGCAattgtgtgtataaatatgtaCTCAAACCTTTTAATATGATGAGGAAAGACATTAAGATGATACTGGATGGCACAAGTTGCAGTTGCCACAGGAAATCGTCAAATGTTTGTCCATTTTAGTCCTGACAGTAAGAGTTGGTGGATGATGACTTCATGAGTTCTTGATCATAATGTTCCAAGTGTATTTTAAACATGTTGAAAACAAATCAACTTCTGGATTAATGTACATAAATAGTATACagtaataaatcatttttttcctatctttgtttcattgtttacaatagcttCAGGCTATTGACCTCTTTGTTTTTCAGTAAactgtatttacattaatatcatACGAGATCACCTCCCCTATAAGATAATGCTACTCAAAGTGAAATACAAAAACGGTTTCTACACTGGCAAATCAAATTTAAACCTTAAACTCTTCAACTAATTCATGACAATTATGCCCGGTAAGCAGAcgtatatatttaaaatgcattttattttcctttacaagaaaaaaaaaagctgaaacaaagaaataaatgggCTGGGAGGGATGGGGAGAGCCATATATAAAGAGATGCAACCTCTGACTTCAAAAAATATGtacaattcaaaataatattcATACAAAACATgccacatacaataaaaaaaatgatcatttattcaTCTTCCCTAAAAGTAGCTCTGCTGTACAgttacagcatcttaaaaaaaaaaaaagaagaaaaaaaaaaaaagtatgtcagGTTCAAAAGCAAAATCAGGATCTATTCTTTAATTACAACTTTTGCAGAGAGATcttaaattatttcaaaataacaaaagggGCAAGTGTTACTCAGGCTAAAATCCAGTAAACAACTTTGTTAAATAACAGACTACCCTTAAAAGAAAGCAGAAGAGTTAACTATATCCAATACTAGCTCTGAAACCTCTtgtgtataaataaaaataattttgagtgcAATTCACATGTTATAATGGagatatttctgattatttaagtCATACCACACTCCGGCTATGAGGCCTTTACACAAGTCATATAAAACATTCACTTCTACAgggaggaaagaaaagaaaagaagacaCTAATCAAAACCAGTATCATCTTGGGAGCTTCAAGATTTTCCATTTACTCTATACTTGTTAAATTGTCACTGATTCAAGGACTGGGTTCAGTAATTCACAAGCAGTagcataaataaaagaaatatatgtgaacaatattacataaatacacaaatgCTATGCACCATTTTACTGCTTTTCTTTCAAAAAGTATCTATTTCTATGAAGAAGAAATATTATCAGGATAACTTTCTAACATGAATCCCATCTTAAATGTTTGTCTCATTCACCACAACCACTCAAAAGACAAGAGACATCACACATCCTTTTAGTTACACTGTATATGGTTTTGTAGGAAAAATGCGGttagaaaaaaagttaaaatgcaaaAACACTCTGGTTCATATACATAAAGATATTACTTAGTTTgccatttacatatatttatatatatatatatatatatacacatttaggTTTTGTCTGATAAAATGATATCCAGTGGTTGCTTTTTTCAGGAAATTTATTTCTCTACAATTTTGAATTTGTTTAAAAAGGGGCTGAATAAAGAGTTTAGTCCCCTATTATGTACAATTTATAcattttgcattttcttttaatGTGAGGTTATAAGTCAGGGGAGCAAGGAACAAAGTAGCTCGGGTTATGTTGGAGACTTTGTTCAACTCCCTTCTTTAAAATTTAACCGTTTTAAATTACTTTAATATAAAAGAAACTAGAAATGCCCTTTTTTTAAGTCTTCCTCTGGCACTGCTTCAAGCCTGTGGACTGTGCTACCACTATCAAACCACAATACATAGATTAGATACACTGGCTGTCGGCAGGCAGAGAAAGACTTACTACAGTAATTTTACAACAGTCCACTATCACAGAAGGGAAGAGGCTTACACCTAAGGGTCCTGGGTTGGAGTGATGAGATCCAAACGTAGATCTAATGAACACAGGATGTAAGGATTCAAGATGGGAAAACATGTCAAATGCAGTGGCAGTCTTGCATCACTAGTTACCTTTTATTCGCCTAGTGAAATTTTTACGATAAACTTTCAAATTGCACCCACATAAATCTGCATCATCTCAAAGTTTATGCTGTGGCCCTTGTCATCATTAAGAATGTAAGAGAGGATCTGGATGAGCGTTTACACACTAAAAGCATGATCTGCAAATGCACTGAGGCAAAGAAACAGCTACATTGTACCTACAGTCTGATAAGGTGGCCTCGGAGACACCCGTTTGAGTTTTGATTGCTCTAAGTAATGCATCATGATATTGGAACTTTTATATACTGTTATTTCCTTTGTATAATCAAATAAGTTGCATTGGCTCACTATTGTAATCGTTAAAAATCATCAGAAAGCAAAATATAGATAGGAGCAAACCTGCTGCTTATgtttccctgctatctgagaAGGCaattgccatggacacattcctGCCTTTCCCGTTCCACAGTAGCACTTGACAGTTTATTACAAAGCAGTGACTTCCCACAAACTCAATGAGGTAGACTGGGTGAAATAAATCCACCTTTTAACTCAATATAATAAAACATCTGGTGCCTTTGAGCCACAGGTCAATAGTATTTCAAAGTTATCATATCTCATCAATCATAGATACAAAGTTCTAAGCAGAGCCACTCCAGGATTGTCTTGCCAATGTCCACGATGTCTATCTTCATTGATGATTTGATGGGAGAGCATTTTTCTGGGGCGACGGGATGGTAGCAGAAAGGATAGGTCCAAGCTAAAGTGTATTAGTTCATTTTTGAGTACTTACATGGCTTTAATCAAATATCTTCACTGAGTTCTAGTCTAAGTGTATTGATATGCTATAGTTT from Myxocyprinus asiaticus isolate MX2 ecotype Aquarium Trade chromosome 29, UBuf_Myxa_2, whole genome shotgun sequence includes the following:
- the LOC127420216 gene encoding activin receptor type-1B-like — its product is PTIVYPSLAGGVWWVCGFVGSLARLSVSHTTNALTQRDGNLAVMFLRRTTVALLALCGFITIGDALKCNCTACEKTGYVCETDGACMTSTSFISGQDEQHVRICLPRVSLQPPGQPIYCLSSKGLLNTHCCYTDFCNSIDLQVPNGVPDGNSWTGSGGSWGPVELVAVIAGPVFLFCLLLIVGVLVFQHHQRNYNHRQRLDMEDPSCDHLYLAKDKTLQDLIFDLSTSGSGSGLPLFVQRTVARTIVLQEIIGKGRFGEVWRGRWRGGDVAVKIFSSREERSWFREAEIYQTIMLRHENILGFIAADNKDNGTWTQLWLVSDYHEHGSLFDYLNHYSVTIESMIKLSLSAASGLAHLHMEILGTQGKPGIAHRDLKSKNILVKKNGTCAIADLGLAVRHESITDTIDIAPNQRVGTKRYMAPEVLDETINMKHFDSFKCADIYALGLVYWEVARRCNAGGIHEDYQLPYYDLVPSDPSIEEMRKVVCDQRLRPNVPNWWQSYEALRVMGKIMRECWYANGAARLTALRIKKTLSQLSVQEDIKI